In Trifolium pratense cultivar HEN17-A07 linkage group LG7, ARS_RC_1.1, whole genome shotgun sequence, a genomic segment contains:
- the LOC123894072 gene encoding uncharacterized protein LOC123894072 — protein sequence MEAIELDEAMKVLDSSLSQINWRLKSSSKRRLQLDIIALITRMRPVVMIDYGGILPQLQHQLSSLLQHVQKESQIFEHLRLMVIQEMIYLINVTEITDFVNSSLSSQLLFVDLEDESPKLITEIEKSKLAMQFVSIQKIFSTVFSSNGEEKLVDDADSSAPCSLSSSTECIDLSYCMENTDILVPTLNGWLLGYPVVYLFGKDHIADAIYNLSNKYLHIFQVFVCRNSNLKKGSQVEELLSFSVPYDLSTRGSKEQWAEAFAAQMQAKWERCPNVWKSLKMEVSECHPQAIVL from the exons atggaaGCGATAGAATTGGATGAAGCAATGAAAGTATTGGATTCATCTTTATCACAAATCAATTGGCGTCTAAAATCTTCTTCAAAACGTCGATTACAATTAG ATATTATTGCCCTAATTACAAGAATGAGACCAGTAGTAATGATTGATTATGGTGGAATTTTGCCTCAACTTCAACACCAACTCTCTTCACTTCTTCAACATGTTCAAAAAGAATCTCAAATTTTTGAACATTTAAGATTGATGGTTATACAAGAAATGATTTACTTGATTAATGTAACTGAAATAACTGATTTTGTTAATTCATCTTTGAGTTCTCAATTACTCTTTGTAGACCTTGAAGATGAATCCCCAAAG TTGATAACGGAAATAGAGAAAAGCAAATTAGCGATGCAGTTTGTGTCAATTCAGAAGATTTTTTCGACTGTTTTTTCGTCTAATGGGGAGGAAAAGTTGGTGGATGATGCTGACTCTTCTGCGCCCTGTTCTCTCTCATCTTCTACTGAGTGCATTGATCTTAGTTATTGTATGGAAAACACTGACATCTTAGTGCCAACATTGAATGG ATGGCTTCTAGGCTATCCAGTAGTGTATCTGTTTGGCAAGGATCATATTGCTGATGCCATTTATAATCTTTCAAACAAATACCTTCATATTTTCCAAGTGTTTGTCTGCAG GAATAGTAATCTCAAGAAAGGAAGTCAAGTTGAAGAACTATTAAG TTTTTCAGTGCCTTATGATTTAAGCACAAGAGGGAGTAAAGAACAATGGGCAGAAGCTTTTGCAGCTCAAATGCAGGCAAAATGGGAAAGATGTCCAAATGTTTGGAAGTCTTTAAAGATGGAGGTTAGTGAATGTCATCCTCAAGCTATCGTGTTATAG
- the LOC123894074 gene encoding B-box zinc finger protein 25-like: MKIQCDVCEKAPATMICCADEAALCAKCDIEVHAANKLASKHQRLHLQSLSSKLPRCDICQDKAAFIFCVEDRALFCEDCDDSIHLAGSLSANHQRFLATGIRVAMSSSCAKDDDKTHMEPPNTKNTEQVSLETPSQQVPDFTPSWGVDDLLELADFDSHDKKGSMQFGEMEWFTEDGLFGEEFTQEAMAAAEVPQLPMTYASNNFSSHRNSKSNMSNKKPRIELIHDYNYDDEDELFTVPDLG; encoded by the exons atgaaaattcagTGTGATGTTTGTGAGAAAGCTCCAGCAACAATGATTTGTTGTGCTGATGAAGCAGCTTTGTGTGCTAAATGTGACATTGAAGTTCATGCTGCTAATAAGCTTGCAAGCAAGCATCAAAGGCTTCATCTTCAATCTCTCTCTAGCAAGCTTCCTAGATGTGACATATGCCAA GATAAGGCAGCTTTCATATTTTGTGTTGAAGACAGAGCACTCTTCTGTGAGGATTGTGATGATTCTATTCATTTAGCCGGTAGTCTTTCTGCAAACCATCAGCGCTTCCTTGCGACCGGTATCCGAGTTGCCATGAGTTCTAGTTGCGCCAAAGACGACGACAAAACTCACATGGAGCCACCTAATACGAAGAACACAGAACAAGTTTCTCTTGAAACACCTTCTCAGCAAGTACCTGACTTTACACCCTCTTGGGGTGTTGATGACTTATTGGAGTTAGCAGATTTTGATTCCCATGACAAA AAGGGATCCATGCAATTTGGAGAGATGGAATGGTTCACTGAGGATGGTCTTTTTGGTGAAGAATTTACTCAAGAAGCCATGGCTGCTGCTGAAGTGCCTCAACTTCCAATGACTTATGCTAGCAACAATTTTTCATCACATAGAAACTCAAAGTCAAACATGTCTAACAAAAAGCCTAGAATTGAACTCATACATGATTATAAttatgatgatgaagatgagttGTTCACTGTGCCTGATCTTGGATGA
- the LOC123894075 gene encoding LRR receptor-like serine/threonine-protein kinase FLS2, whose translation MAKKTPTKFSLFSSSPLYSLLTITITLSLIPSQIHSSTHENDIHSLQEIKNAIDPNSVSSSSYINSWDFTVDPCHSTGPQFLGILCDLPLDNSSSRVTAIDLDGIGYEGFLTPAIGNLTELTILNLNSNKFRGPIPETIGKLRKLTRLSLSENFFTGGIPQEISQLKKLQYLDLSANRLSGTIPTDMTGLRSLTYLSLSNNNFSGRIQNLTGLWQLNTLDISFNEFFGDIPNLPVSLQNIYFSHNIFSGHITPLKDLIHLRWLDISDNRLSGVIRWDTMSLKGVIHFNVSFNRFTSIDFVNNAGQGHRLHLLEAQGNNLKGHLPVNLVSFTNLTVINLSNNQYHGTIPKEYGTKLRTISWRRLYLDHNFLTGNLPLEFTHTSTYVKGSVANNCLKCPTNVVLCHGGQRPSTECMRQHEI comes from the coding sequence ATGGCTAAAAAAACACCTACAAAATTCTcattattttcatcatcaccTCTTTATTCTCTTTTAACTATAACAATAACTTTATCTCTTATACCTTCTCAAATCCATTCATCAACTCATGAAAATGACATTCATTCtcttcaagaaataaaaaatgctaTTGATCCTAATTcagtttcttcatcttcttatATCAATAGTTGGGATTTCACAGTTGACCCTTGTCATAGTACTGGTCCACAATTTCTAGGAATATTATGTGACTTACCCTTAGATAACTCTTCTAGTAGAGTCACAGCTATTGATCTTGATGGTATTGGTTATGAAGGTTTCTTAACACCAGCTATTGGAAATTTAACCGAGTTAACGATACTTAATCTCAATAGTAATAAGTTTAGAGGACCTATACCAGAAACTATAGGGAAATTAAGGAAACTTACTAGACTTAGCTTATCAGAAAACTTTTTCACTGGTGGAATTCCACAAGAAATTAGTCAACTTAAGAAACTTCAATATCTTGATCTTTCCGCGAATCGGCTTTCAGGCACTATACCTACTGATATGACAGGTTTAAGAAGCTTAACTTATTTAAGCTTATCAAACAATAATTTTTCAGGTAGAATCCAAAATCTAACTGGATTATGGCAATTGAATACATTAGATATTAGTTTCAATGAGTTTTTCGGTGATATACCGAATCTTCCTGTGAGTTTACAAAACATCTATTTCAGCCATAATATTTTTTCAGGACATATAACACCTCTTAAGGATCTTATACATTTAAGATGGTTAGATATAAGTGATAATAGATTATCAGGTGTTATAAGATGGGACACTATGTCCTTAAAAGGGGTTATTCATTTTAATGTTTCATTTAACAGATTTACATCAATTGATTTTGTTAACAATGCCGGACAAGGACACCGACTTCACTTGCTTGAGGCACAAGGTAACAATTTGAAGGGTCATTTGCCTGTGAATTTGGTGAGTTTTACAAACTTGACTGtaataaatttatcaaacaatcaaTATCATGGTACTATTCCAAAGGAATATGGAACAAAACTAAGGACAATATCATGGAGAAGATTGTATTTGGATCATAACTTTCTTACTGGAAATCTTCCATTGGAGTTTACTCATACATCAACTTATGTTAAAGGTAGTGTTGCAAATAATTGTCTCAAGTGTCCTACAAATGTTGTTCTATGTCATGGAGGACAAAGACCATCAACAGAATGTATGAGGCAACATGAGATATGA
- the LOC123894076 gene encoding protein STRICTOSIDINE SYNTHASE-LIKE 13-like — translation MEKKNLLKDETFLQHPYLVAIFLVLSFLVMDPFHLGPVSGHNFRPVKHNIAPYKQVMKNWPRDNMSRLGMHGKLEFENEVFGPESLEFDNMGRGPYTGLADGRVVRWMGEELGWETFAVVTSNWTEKICVRGNDSTTYKQWKHEKKCGRPLGLRFDKENGDLYIADAYYGLLKVGPNGGLATPLSTHVGGKPILFANDLDIHKNGSIFFTDTSKRYNRVAHFFILLEGEATGRLLRYDPPTKTTHVVLEGLAFPNGVQLSKDQSFLVFTETTNCRLMKLWMEGPKNGTVEHVADLPGFPDNVRMNEKGQFWVAIDCCRTGAQEVLSNNPWLRSIYFRLPIRMMYLAKAMGMKMYTVITRLDDNGNILEVLEDREGKVMKLVSEVKEMNGKLWIGTVAHNHISTLPYP, via the exons ATGGAGAAGAAAAACCTACTAAAAGATGAAACATTTCTCCAACACCCTTATCTTGTTgctatttttcttgttttgagtTTTCTTGTGATGGACCCTTTTCATCTGGGTCCGGTATCCGGACACAACTTTAGACCTGTGAAACACAACATTGCACCATATAAACAAGTCATGAAGAATTGGCCTCGAGACAACATGAGCAGGCTAGGAATGCACGGAAAattagaatttgaaaatgaagtaTTTGGACCGGAGTCACTCGAATTTGACAACATGGGCCGTGGTCCGTACACCGGTTTAGCCGATGGCCGCGTTGTTCGATGGATGGGGGAAGAATTGGGTTGGGAAACATTTGCAGTTGTCACATCCAATTG GACTGAGAAGATTTGTGTGAGGGGAAATGACTCAACAACTTATAAGCAATGGAAGCATGAAAAAAAATGTGGGCGTCCCCTTGGTTTGAGATTTGACAAAGAGAATGGAGATTTATACATAGCAGATGCATATTATGGCCTTCTTAAGGTTGGACCAAATGGGGGACTAGCTACACCATTGTCAACCCATGTTGGAGGAAAACCTATCCTCTTTGCAAATGACCTTGATATTCATAAGAATGGATCTATCTTTTTCACGGACACAAGCAAAAGATATAATCGAGT TGCgcacttttttatattattggaAGGAGAAGCAACGGGTCGGCTACTTAGATATGATCCTCCAACCAAAACAACTCATGTTGTCTTGGAAGGTCTTGCTTTTCCTAATGGAGTGCAACTTTCTAAAGATCAATCCTTCCTTGTATTTACTGAAACCACCAATTGCAG GCTAATGAAACTTTGGATGGAGGGTCCTAAAAACGGAACAGTGGAACATGTAGCCGATCTACCAGGATTTCCGGACAACGTAAGAATGAACGAAAAAGGACAATTTTGGGTGGCAATAGATTGTTGTCGAACTGGAGCTCAAGAGGTTTTGAGTAACAATCCATGGTTAAGGAGTATTTACTTTCGTTTGCCTATAAGAATGATGTATTTGGCTAAAGCAATGGGGATGAAAATGTACACTGTGATTACACGTTTAGATGACAATGGAAATATTCTTGAAGTTCTTGAAGATAGAGAAGGAAAAGTGATGAAGTTGGTAAGTGAAGTTAAAGAGATGAATGGGAAGCTTTGGATTGGAACTGTAGCTCATAATCACATCTCCACCTTACCTTACCCTTAA
- the LOC123894077 gene encoding electron transfer flavoprotein-ubiquinone oxidoreductase, mitochondrial-like produces the protein MLKFISHFLKSKSNLKSTLSNSRVPISRNFCTTPIRDSIQYDVVIVGAGPAGLSAAIRLKQLCRQNDTDLSVCVLEKGAEVGAHILSGNVFEPRALNELLPQWKQQEAPITTPVSSDKFWFLTKNRAISLPSPFNNEGNYVISLSQLVRWMGEKAEELGVEIYPGFAASEILYDANDKVIGIGTNDMGISKDGSKKENFQRGVEIKGRMTLLSEGCRGSLSEQIMKKYNLREKGGAEHQTYALGIKEVWEIDEEKHQPGAVLHTLGWPLDHKTYGGSFLYHMKDRQIALGLVVALNYQNPFMNPYEEFQKLKHHPAIKPYLEGGTVIQYGARTLNEGGFQSIPYPVFPGGAIIGCSAGFLNVPKIKGTHTAMKSGMLAAEAAFGAVNEGLDMNTYWDALRNSWIWEELYKARNYRPAFKYGLIPGLALSGLEHYILKGRHPITLKHGKPDHEATNAAQLHSPIHYPKPDGILSFDVPTSLHRSNTNHEHDQPPHLRLRDPKIPELTNLPVYAAPESRYCPARVYEYVAAEQNKLKLQINAQNCLHCKACDIKDPKQNIKWTVPEGGGGPGYSVM, from the exons ATGCTCAAATTTATCTCTCACTTcctcaaatcaaaatcaaatttaaaatccaCACTTTCCAATTCTAGGGTTCCAATCTCTCGTAATTTCTGCACAACACCGATCAGAGACTCAATTCAATACGACGTCGTTATCGTCGGAGCTGGTCCCGCCGGTTTATCGGCGGCAATACGATTAAAACAACTTTGCCGCCAAAACGACACCGATTTATCCGTTTGCGTTCTCGAAAAAGGCGCTGAAGTTG GTGCTCATATTCTTTCTGGAAATGTTTTTGAACCTCGTGCGTTGAATGAGCTTCTTCCTCAGTGGAAGCAGCAagag GCTCCGATTACTACACCGGTTTCCTCTGATAAGTTTTGGTTTTTGACTAAGAATCGTGCAATTTCGCTTCCGAGTCCTTTTAACAATGAAGGGAACTATGTAATAag TTTAAGTCAGTTAGTACGATGGATGGGGGAAAAAGCTGAAGAGTTAGGCGTGGAGATATACCCAGGATTTGCTGCTAGTGAG ATATTGTACGATGCTAACGACAAAGTTATCGGTATTGGAACTAATGATATGGGAATTTCAAAAGATGGTTCGAAGAAGGAGAATTTTCAACGTGGTGTTGAGATCAAAG GTCGAATGACACTTCTGTCTGAGGGATGTCGAGGATCGCTATCAGAg CAAATAATGAAAAAGTACAACCTGAGAGAGAAGGGAGGTGCAGAACATCAGACATATGCTTTGGGAATTAAAGAG GTTTGGGAAATTGACGAGGAAAAGCATCAACCTGGTGCAGTACTTCACACATTAGGATGGCCCTTGGATCATAAAACATATGGAGGATCTTTTCTGTATCACATGAAAGACAGACAA ATTGCTCTAGGCCTTGTGGTTGCTTTGAACTATCAGAATCCTTTCATGAATCCTTATGAGGAATTCCAG AAACTTAAGCATCATCCTGCAATCAAACCATATCTGGAAGGCGGAACAGTTATCCAGTATGGAGCTCGCACTTTAAATGAAGGTGGTTTTCAG TCTATCCCATATCCAGTTTTTCCTGGTGGAGCAATTATTGGATGTTCAGCTGGCTTCTTGAATGTGCCTAAGATAAAGGGAACTCACACAGCAATGAAATCAG GAATGCTTGCAGCTGAAGCTGCATTTGGTGCGGTTAATGAAGGTCTAGATATGAATACATATTGGGATGCTTTGAGGAATTCATGGATATGGGAAGAACTATATAAAGCTCGGAACTACCGACCT GCCTTCAAGTATGGGCTTATTCCAGGACTGGCTTTAAGTGGTCTGGAACA TTACATACTCAAGGGGAGGCATCCCATTACTTTGAAGCATGGTAAACCTGATCATGAAGCTACAAAT GCTGCACAGTTGCATTCTCCAATTCACTATCCAAAGCCCGATGGCATCTTGTCCTTTGATGTACCTACCTCCCTGCACAG AAGCAACACAAATCATGAGCATGATCAACCTCCACACCTTCGATTGAGAGACCCAAAGATTCCTGAACTTACAAATTTACCGGTGTATGCTGCTCCTGAATCACGATATTGTCCTGCACGAGTATACGA GTACGTTGCTGCTGAGCAAAATAAACTGAAGTTGCAGATTAATGCTCAAAACTGTTTGCATTGCAAG GCTTGTGATATCAAAGATCCAAAGCAAAACATCAAGTGGACAGTGCCTGAAGGGGGTGGAGGCCCGGGATACTCAGTTATGTAG